CAGATATTCCGGATATTTGTTCAGTGATTTTTCATCCATCCAGGCCTGAACGGGAGAACCTCCCAGACTGGTATGAATGATTCCTACAGGAACTTTATTTTTTCCGTTAAGTTCTTTGGCAAAGAAATAAGCAACCCCTGAAAAATTAAGAATGGTCTGAGGGTCTGTACTTTCCCACTTTCCTCCGTCAAGATCATTTTGCGGAGCTTTAAAATTGTATTTCTGCGGAACTGTGAAGAATCTTATATCGTGATTATTGGCATTTTTAATTTCATTTTCGTAAAGAGGTTTCAGCCTGCGCATCGGAAGTTCCATATTGGATTGTCCTGAAGCTACCCAGACATCACCAATAAGAATATCTTTAAGGGTGATCTCATTAATTGTCATGATATAGGGGCCGCCGGCATTAAATTTTGGAAGCATAAGATTCCAGTTGCCATTTTGGTCAGCTGTGGCATTATAGGTCTTATTGATAAACTTAATCGTAATTTTTTCTCCTGCATCTGCAGATCCCCAGAGCTTCAGATCCTGATTTCTCTGGAGGACCATTCCGTCTGAAACCAAGGCAGGCAGCCTTACTTTTGCATGAAAACTGCAAATTGCTGCCAGAAAAAATAATAAGTTTAGGGTTCTGTTTTTCATGGAAAAATCTGTTTTTTAGTTTTGTTTCAGCTTTATTTCTTTTCGTAATTTCCTTTCAGTAAACGGACTTCTATGACTTTAGCGGTCATTCGTTTTTCTTCTGCCAGAAATTTTACAGTAAGATTTTCTTTATTCTTCTCTGAATCCGGTATCGGAACGACAATATATTGAGGGGAGCTTCCAGACTTTCCTTCCAGATTCTGAGCAATGATTTTTTTACCATTGATCTCAACATTCAGCATACGGTTGGTATTGGCATCAAAATATAGCAGGTAAAGATAGGAAGCATTTTTTTCACTATTTTTCATCTGGTAACTGAACCAGCCTTTGGCCTCACGGAAATGCCGGTCTTCCATATAGCCTGTCCCGGAATCTTTGCTTTCTATAAAATGATCTGATTCCGGTTGCTGTTCTCCCAGCTGGATCTTATCTGTGGTGATCATATCCAGCTTTATGATTTCCTGTTCTTCTTTTGCTCTCTGTTTCAGTATATTTTCTATCCCGTTTTTGTCAGCTTGCGGCCAGTACAGGATATATCTTTCTTCCTGAACGCTGTAAAACGGCACAAGACTGATTCCTTCTCCGAATTTCTCAGATGGATAAAGACCTTTAACAACAAAATTTAGCGGTGTATTGTTCAAAGGTGTAACATGGCTGACAATCTCGGAAGGATTTCCAAGGATAACAGGAATTTCGTTTAAGGGAATCTGGGGGCCGTGAGCAATATGACCGCCTCTGCTGTCATCCGCAAGAAGTCCCTGCTGGTTTTCGGTTCCGTATTTTGCGGCAAGTACTACAGGTCCGTATTTAAATGCATAATAATTGGAGTGATCAGGTAATTGTTCCGCGAAAAGATGCATGGGTAAATTCATTTTCACGACATCTCCTTTCTGCCATTTTTTAGTCAGTGTAAAATAACCGTCGGAACCACGCTGTACTTTCTCCTGTTTTCCGTTGATCAGAATTTTTACTTCCGAAGGAGATGTCCATTCCGGGCATCTCAGTTTTAGATCAAATTCTGACTTTTCTGCAGCATCAAAGATCAATGTTGTTTCAGGAACTTCCGGAAAGCTATTGACCTGACGAAGTACTACTTTTTGCTGTTTCCATGTGAGTATGGAAGGAATAAACAGGTTCACATATAAATCCTTATCCGACCGGGCATAAATCATTTCTCCATATTTAGCGTGATTTTCCATTCCGGATCCCACACAACACCAAAAACTGGTCTGAGGTTGTGAATAAACCCTGTAATGGCCGGGACGCATTGGAGTGAAATACACAAAACCACCATCATTATGATTTTCTGTAGAAAGGATATGATTATACAATGCCTTTTCATAATAATCCATATAATATGATGCAGGCATCGTTGCAAACAATTCTTTGGTCAGCTTGAGCATATTGTAGGTATTGCAGGTTTCCGGACCTTCAATACTTTTTATCATACTGCTGAAATCATTGACGGGATTAAAATGCTCACTTACGCTGTTTCCTCCGATAATGGAGGACCTTTTCTCTGTAATATTGTGCCAGAAAAAATCAGCAGCATTATTCCAGGGCGTATTGTTTTCAAGATCGGCAATGCGTTTGTAACCTATCACTTTTGGAATCTGTGTATTGGCATGAAGACCCGTAAGCTTATCTTCTCCGGACAAAAGCGGAGTAAGGATCGCCTGATCTGAAAACCGGTGAGCCAGCTGCAGATATCTTTTATCGTGAGTGATATCATAAAGATCTGCAAAAACTTCATTCAGCCCGCCATGTTCACTGCGTAGCATTTCCTGTATCTGTTCATCAGAAAGTCCTGAAACTTCGTTCACCATCCAATCTGTAAGTCTTATGAGTATCTTCTTTGCTTTTTCGCTTTTTGCATACCAATAGGCATCACGCAGCCCTGCATACAGTTTGTGAATATTATACAAAGGTACCCATCGGTCATTCAAACCAAAGCTTGAGGCCCGTATATTTCCCTGTTCAATCTCTTTCCAGATTTTTTTCCCGTCAGGAATTCCTGAAATGTATCCATCGGATGATATATTCTGGCAGCGTTCCAGCTCACTGGTCATATAATCGAGTCTCTGCTTTATATTGAGATCTCCTGTAGAGGCATACATTAAAGCCAATGCCGAAATATAATGTCCTCCTATATGACCATCCAGTCCTGTACTTTCCCAGTTAGGATAATTTTCTGCTTTTGGTTTCAGCCCCGCTTCTTTAAGATAAGGTGCCAGCAGCCTGTCCGGCTCCATAGCCATGATATACTTACGGTCTGCCGTCATTGCTCTATTGAAAACACTCTCCGATAACTTTACCGTTTCCAAAGGGAAATAACGAATTTTCTTCTTTACCTGTGCGGAGGTAAATGAAGCAAAACATAATAAAACAATTGAAAGTTTTCGGCTCATTAATAAATGTTAATTCAACATTTCTAAAATAATGGAAAGAATCTACATACGAAACATTTTTACCGTCCGCTTCAATTGGTTATCCATTTAAAATCTCTGATAAAGCCCTAAAAACAATAAAAAACACCACCCCTTATCATCAAAAATAAGATTACCATTTTACAGAAAAACAGGACTCCTGAATGATAGAGATTCCTTATAAAAATGAATTCAGAATGTGTTTTAATAAAATTTTCAATAATATCACAAATACCTTATCGTATTTTTAACGTTAAGCCTTTTTACTTATTTATTATTTACACCAACCTTAATTTTAACATAACTTTAACATTGAGTTCATATCTATTTAATCTGATTTGGTATGTATTGGTCCTTTTTAACAACAATTTTAGCTCCCAAAAACAGGTACCACCCATTGTTTTATTAATAATAAATGATCTATTAAAAAGTGTATAAATCACAATTAAATAAAATTATACCTATAAAAAATTTACCTTTGTATAAAATATAAAAGATGACTGAGGATTACTCCCAATATCCCAAACACCTTGTTGCTGTTGACTGTATTATTTTCGGTTTTGACGGTGAAAATCTTAAAATCCTTTTAGTAAAGAGAAATTTTGAACCACAGATGGGCGAATGGTCTCTGATGGGTGGCTTTATCGGTAATGATGAGACTTCTGACGAAGCAGCAACCAGGGTTCTGCATACTTTGACGGGTCTTGAAAATATTTATCTTGAGCAGCTGAAGTGCTATACGGAAATTAAACGTGAACCTACAGCCAGAATTATGTCAATTTCCTATTATGCGTTGATCAATATTGAAAAAGACATTCAGATCAATGATCAATACAGTGCACAATGGTTTGAATTCCAAAATGCCCCCAGCCTTATTTTTGATCATAATGATATGGTACGGGATGCTGCAGCCAGATTGAGAAGAAGAGCATCCACCGGGCCTATAGGCTTTGAGCTTCTTCCCGAAAAATTCACGATGAAGGATCTCCAGAACCTTTATGAAGCCATTCTGAGTGAGAAATTCGACAAACGTAATTTTACCAGCAAGATCAACAGTATGGATATTCTTGTGAATACCAATAAGAAGGACATGACCTCTTCCAGAAAAGGATCTTTTCTTTATCGCTTTGACGAAAAAAAATACAAGAAAAAAATTTCGCAGGGATTTATGTTTAAAATCTGATACTTAAAACCTGTTTAATTTTTCGGATACGAGAGTTTCCAGAATTATTTATTAATTTAATCTCTAAACTTTTACCCCTTCGCCTACCTTATACTACACTAAGATAAATAGTATAAAATCTCGTTTTGCGAGATTTTTTTTGCTAATATGAACAACTTTGAAGCAAGATAAATAGTAATTCCGTCTTTTTTGATGTGTATGTTAATGAAAATTTATGATAAGGTTTTTTATTTCGCCCTATTTATATACATTATGACTATCTAACAATTGCTCTATTTATGATATTAAATTTTACGTTAATTTTCAATAAAATATTGTTTTATATTTAATAATATTAGTACTTTTATAAATATACAATAACAAAAATTAATAAGATTTAATATTTTCATAATACCCTGCTTGCTTTCATTTAAGTAGGTCTGCTCGGAAAATAATTATTCAATCTTTTACTTACAACTGTTCCTGAAGAATCTTACCAAACGATTGTACTTTTTATATAAATACAACCGAAACTATTATTATTTCCACAAGAAGATGGAAACCGAAGCATTGATGGCTAAAAAATAAAATTAATAATCACCCTTAATATTAATATATAAATTATGAGAACAAACAAAATGTGGTTACTTCTAGCATTTCTATTAACCATTCTTTCCAGCTGCTCCCGGATGGAAGAAAAAATTTTACTAGAAGAATCTGAAAAAAATCTAAGTGCCAAAGCAGAGGCATCTTCATTGGAAATAATACCGCCCTTGCATGTGGGCGGCAAATACCTCAAAGATCCCTGTGGCAATAACGTTGTCTTACATGGGGTTGCCATAACACCCAGCCCATGGTTCAATGGCTGTCAATATGGCGCCAATTCCGGCTACTGTACCTGGGACAATTACAATGTACAGGGAGCGTTGAACTATAACAAAGCAGTTATAAGCAAACTCAGCAGCACCGCTGATGGCTGGTATCTCAATTACATTCGCCTTCACATCGATCCTTATTGGACCAATGATCCTGGCCCAGCTATTCCAGAGAACGATATCTCAAGATTCAATTATAACCGCCTGGTAACTTATACTGACCAAGTAATCATCCCACTGATTAATCATGCCCGAAGCCGAGGAATGTATGTCATTCTACGCCCACCAGGCGTATGTCCGAATCGTATTGCTGTAAACGACGCCTATCATAGTTACCTTAAAACCGTATGGACCTTTCTTTCACAACACCCCGGATTGAAGAATGCGGACAACGTGATGTTTGAATTAGCCAACGAACCTGTTGAAATCCTAGGGACAAACGGTACATGGGGTACTACAGGAAACGAACATTTTGCAGCGCTTAAAAACTTTTTCCAGCCATTGGTCAACATCATTCGCAACAATGGAGCCAATAATGTTTGCTGGATACCGGGTACGGGCTGGCAATCGCATTATCAGGGCTATGTCAATAATCCGATCACGGGTGGTAATATTGGCTATGCTGTTCACATCTATCCGGGTTACTGGGGCGGTGTCAACAACTATCAATCTTTTCAAAATGCATGGAACATCAATGTTAAACCGGTTGCAGACATTGCACCGATCGCCATTACCGAGACCGACTGGGCTCCACAAGGATATGGAACCTTCGGCATTGGTAATACCGGTACGGCAGGCGGAAGCGGATTTGGCGCCAATTTAAAATACATTGTGGATCAGTCAGGAAATGTAAGCTGGAATGTTCTTGCCCCGGATAATCTCCTCCACAAGGGCGATCCTAATGCAGGAACAGCCTACAACAACGATTGGGAAGCCTGCGCCGCCCCAAGCAAACAATGGTTTCAGCAATATGCAGCCTCCAACTATCCCGTTGCCAACTGTAACACAACCAGCAGTCTGGTCAATAATGGCATTTACGAGATCGAATTTCAGACCGATGCCAACAAAGTACTTGATCTGAAATCCGGAGAGGACGCCAATGGTGCAGTGTTAAGACCATGGACGAGGAATGGTGCTGCCGCACAACGATGGGTTGCTATTGACGCGGGCAATGGCTACTGGCGGTTTGTGTCTAAAGCCAGTGCAACCAATCGCTGCATTGATCTGGCCAGTAACAGCAACACATTGGGAACTGCAATCCGGCTTTGGCAGAATTATGGTAATGATGCACAGACCTGGCAGGTAGTCGCCGCTTCCAATGGTTATTACAAAATCCTATCCAAGGTGGATGCCACCCGTGGCTGGGATATCCCCAACTGTACCATGGACGGCAATTCAAACTTACGCCTTTGGGATTATTACGGTACCTCATGTCAATTGTTCAAGTTCAAATTTATAGCGATGAACTGAAACCAATAAAAAATAGGATGCCTTTTTAGCATCCTATTTTTTATTATTTGTGAAAAGTCAATTTTGCTTCGCAAGTCAATAGTGAATTTCTAAAAATTGACAAGTGAAACGAATTCTCTATTGATCATTCACTTTTTCTATGCACTAAATTTATCTTTTATGTGAAAAGTCAATTTGCTTCGCAAGTCAATAGTGAATTTCTAAAAATTGACAAGTGAAACGAATTCACTATTGATCATTCATTTTTGTTATGTATTAAATTTATCTCTTATGTGAAAAGTCAATTTTTGCTTTCGCAAGTCAATGATGAATTTCTAAAATTGACAAGTGAAACGAATTCACTATTAATCATTCACTTTTTTATGGGTTCAATGTCTACCAAAACCTTACATATAATGCGGTCAGTAAAAGCAGCGTCAGTACTATCAAAACTAACGTTCTATTATCCACTTTAAACATAGTTGCATCAATGGCAAAGGCTTTAGGATTGACCTTTGGCCCTGCAAGGCTGATCAGAATCATTACCACAATCGTGATAAAAAAGGACCATCCCATATTGATCAGGAAAGGAATTTCGGTAATGGTATGTACCACCCCATTCTCCAGTTTTTCATAAGTAAATGCTGTATACATTAAGGTTTCTTTTCCAAAAATACCTACTGCAAAGCTGTTGAAAAAAATGGCAAGGACAAACCCTAAAATTACGCCTACCAGAGCGGCTGTTCCGGTTGTCCTTTTCCAGAACATTCCCAGGAGAAACATGGCAAAAACTCCAGGGCTGATAAAGCCTGTATATTTTTGAATAAATGTAAAGCCTCCTTCGCCACCTATTCCCAAAACATCTGTCCAGGTAAAGGCCAATGCCGCCATCATTGCAATAATAATTACCCAGCGGCCTGTTCTCACCATCTGGATTTCTGTGGCATCTGCTTTAAGGTATTTCTTATAGATATCGAGTGTAAATATGGTGGAAATACTGTTTACTTTTCCAGCCAGAGAAGCTACAATCGCGGCTGTCAACGCTGCAATTGCCAATCCTTTAAGCCCTACAGGCAAAAATCCCAGTATTGCAGAGTATGCTCCGTCTTTTACTCCGTTGAATCCCGGAAGATGTCCTTTAGAATATAATACATAAGCAGCGATCCCGGGAAGCATCACAATCACAGGCATGAATAGTTTCAGAAAACCTGCAAATAAAATTCCTGTCCTTGCCGTTTTCAGATCTGCTCCCAAAGCCCTCTGCGTAATATACTGATTGCATCCCCAGTAATTCAGATTCACAATCCACTGTCCCGCAAAGTACATGGCCAAGCCTGGTAAAACAACATATTTCTGCACTTCCAGATTCTGAGGCATTGCCAAAGTAGTGGTGGTGGTTTTTGGCTTTTCAAGAATCAGCTTAAAATGCTGAGGAGCTTCATTGATCAGGGTATTAAATCCGGCCAAAGCATTTCCTACCGCAGCCCCGTTAATTCTTTGATCAACAATCTGCAAAGCCATATAAACGGTTGCAAAACCTCCGATAATAAGGACAGCCACCTGTATAACGTCTGTATATCCTATCACTTTCATCCCTCCAAGGCCAATAAGAAGCGCCATAAGTAGAAGGGCGATCATAATACCGTGCAGATGCTCTCCTCCCAGTAAGGTATCAATAGCGAGGGCTCCCAGGTAAAGGATGGAGGTGAGATTCACGATAACATACAGAAACAGCCAGAATACCGCCATGATCAGTGAAACAGATTTATTATATCTTCTCTCCAGAAACTGGGGCATGGTATAAATCTTATTTTTAAGATAGATAGGCATGAACCAGACGGCAATAATGATCAATGCAACGGCAGCAATCCATTCATAGGCAGCAACGGCAATTCCTACAAAAAAACCTTCGCCGCTCATCCCGATGAACTGTTCAGCAGAGATATTGGACGCTATTAAACTGGCTCCGATAGCCCACCAGGTTAAAGATCCTTCCGCAAGGAAATAATCTTTACTTCCTGTAGATTCTGACTTTTTCTTTTTATAGATCCATAATCCGTAGGAAGCTACCACTACAAAATAGATCAGGAATATGATGATATCAATAGTTGCTAATTTTCCCATAGTTTACTTTTTAACAGAGAATTTATAAATGGTTTTAGAATGGTATTTCTGTCTGGGTTTCAGTTCTGTGGAAGGAAAAGAAGCCTGGTTAGGTGAATCCGGGAAATGCTGAGTCTCTAAGCAGAATCCTGTTCTGAATTCATTTTTACCACCGGTTTTGGTATCAAATTTTCCATCAAGAAAATTTCCGGAATAAAACTGCACACCGGGTTCATCTGTGAGTACCTCCATCAATCTTCCCGTTCCCTGGTGATACACTTTGGCGATACTTCTCATGCCTTTTCCATTCAGAATCCAGTTATGGTCATATCCTTTTCCTTTTTTCAGCTGATCGTCGTCTGCATTGACATCTTTTCCGATGGCTTTGGAAACCGTGAAGTCAAAGGAAGTTCCTTTTACTGCTTTCTGCTCACCGGTAGGAATCAATGTTTCATTGACCGGAAGGAATTGATCAGCATTAATCTGCAGTTCATGATCGGTAATCGGTTTTGTAAAATTTCCTGACAGGTTAAAGTAAGAATGCTGGGTAAGGTTCACCACGGTAGGCTTATCAGTTTCTGCCTCATAAGAAATTTCCAGAGCATTGTCGTCTGTAAGGGTGTAAAAAACGGTTGTTGTTAATTTTCCCGGATATCCTTCTTCCCCATCTGCGCTGATATAGGTTAATTTCAACGTTGGGAATTTTGCGTCTTTTACCGGTTCAATATTCCAGAATCTGGTATGAAATCCTTCTTTTCCTCCGTGAAGGCTATTGGAGCCATCATTTTTATCAATTTCATAGGTTTTACCATCCAGCGTGAATTTTGCATTGGCAATCCTGTTCCCGTATCTTCCAATTAAAGCACCGAAATAATAGGGGTTACCATTGAAATATCCTTCAGGTTTTGTAAAGCCCAATACAACATCCTCGTATTTTCCATTCTTATCAGGTGCTGTTAAAGAAGTGATAATTCCACCGAAGTTGATAACCTCAACTTTCATCCCGTTTTTATTGGTTAAAGTGTATTTTTTAATGGAATCACCTTTTGGCGAAACTCC
The Chryseobacterium sp. W4I1 DNA segment above includes these coding regions:
- a CDS encoding NUDIX domain-containing protein, yielding MTEDYSQYPKHLVAVDCIIFGFDGENLKILLVKRNFEPQMGEWSLMGGFIGNDETSDEAATRVLHTLTGLENIYLEQLKCYTEIKREPTARIMSISYYALINIEKDIQINDQYSAQWFEFQNAPSLIFDHNDMVRDAAARLRRRASTGPIGFELLPEKFTMKDLQNLYEAILSEKFDKRNFTSKINSMDILVNTNKKDMTSSRKGSFLYRFDEKKYKKKISQGFMFKI
- a CDS encoding aldose epimerase family protein, which gives rise to MRKTIYNGIFILLFLIIFGCQKENSKQDISKKMDNIHTSDYGVSPKGDSIKKYTLTNKNGMKVEVINFGGIITSLTAPDKNGKYEDVVLGFTKPEGYFNGNPYYFGALIGRYGNRIANAKFTLDGKTYEIDKNDGSNSLHGGKEGFHTRFWNIEPVKDAKFPTLKLTYISADGEEGYPGKLTTTVFYTLTDDNALEISYEAETDKPTVVNLTQHSYFNLSGNFTKPITDHELQINADQFLPVNETLIPTGEQKAVKGTSFDFTVSKAIGKDVNADDDQLKKGKGYDHNWILNGKGMRSIAKVYHQGTGRLMEVLTDEPGVQFYSGNFLDGKFDTKTGGKNEFRTGFCLETQHFPDSPNQASFPSTELKPRQKYHSKTIYKFSVKK
- a CDS encoding sodium/solute symporter (Members of the Solute:Sodium Symporter (SSS), TC 2.A.21 as described in tcdb.org, catalyze solute:Na+ symport. Known solutes for members of the family include sugars, amino acids, nucleosides, inositols, vitamins, urea or anions, depending on the system.), translating into MGKLATIDIIIFLIYFVVVASYGLWIYKKKKSESTGSKDYFLAEGSLTWWAIGASLIASNISAEQFIGMSGEGFFVGIAVAAYEWIAAVALIIIAVWFMPIYLKNKIYTMPQFLERRYNKSVSLIMAVFWLFLYVIVNLTSILYLGALAIDTLLGGEHLHGIMIALLLMALLIGLGGMKVIGYTDVIQVAVLIIGGFATVYMALQIVDQRINGAAVGNALAGFNTLINEAPQHFKLILEKPKTTTTTLAMPQNLEVQKYVVLPGLAMYFAGQWIVNLNYWGCNQYITQRALGADLKTARTGILFAGFLKLFMPVIVMLPGIAAYVLYSKGHLPGFNGVKDGAYSAILGFLPVGLKGLAIAALTAAIVASLAGKVNSISTIFTLDIYKKYLKADATEIQMVRTGRWVIIIAMMAALAFTWTDVLGIGGEGGFTFIQKYTGFISPGVFAMFLLGMFWKRTTGTAALVGVILGFVLAIFFNSFAVGIFGKETLMYTAFTYEKLENGVVHTITEIPFLINMGWSFFITIVVMILISLAGPKVNPKAFAIDATMFKVDNRTLVLIVLTLLLLTALYVRFW
- a CDS encoding glycoside hydrolase family 127 protein, translating into MSRKLSIVLLCFASFTSAQVKKKIRYFPLETVKLSESVFNRAMTADRKYIMAMEPDRLLAPYLKEAGLKPKAENYPNWESTGLDGHIGGHYISALALMYASTGDLNIKQRLDYMTSELERCQNISSDGYISGIPDGKKIWKEIEQGNIRASSFGLNDRWVPLYNIHKLYAGLRDAYWYAKSEKAKKILIRLTDWMVNEVSGLSDEQIQEMLRSEHGGLNEVFADLYDITHDKRYLQLAHRFSDQAILTPLLSGEDKLTGLHANTQIPKVIGYKRIADLENNTPWNNAADFFWHNITEKRSSIIGGNSVSEHFNPVNDFSSMIKSIEGPETCNTYNMLKLTKELFATMPASYYMDYYEKALYNHILSTENHNDGGFVYFTPMRPGHYRVYSQPQTSFWCCVGSGMENHAKYGEMIYARSDKDLYVNLFIPSILTWKQQKVVLRQVNSFPEVPETTLIFDAAEKSEFDLKLRCPEWTSPSEVKILINGKQEKVQRGSDGYFTLTKKWQKGDVVKMNLPMHLFAEQLPDHSNYYAFKYGPVVLAAKYGTENQQGLLADDSRGGHIAHGPQIPLNEIPVILGNPSEIVSHVTPLNNTPLNFVVKGLYPSEKFGEGISLVPFYSVQEERYILYWPQADKNGIENILKQRAKEEQEIIKLDMITTDKIQLGEQQPESDHFIESKDSGTGYMEDRHFREAKGWFSYQMKNSEKNASYLYLLYFDANTNRMLNVEINGKKIIAQNLEGKSGSSPQYIVVPIPDSEKNKENLTVKFLAEEKRMTAKVIEVRLLKGNYEKK
- a CDS encoding RICIN domain-containing protein; protein product: MEEKILLEESEKNLSAKAEASSLEIIPPLHVGGKYLKDPCGNNVVLHGVAITPSPWFNGCQYGANSGYCTWDNYNVQGALNYNKAVISKLSSTADGWYLNYIRLHIDPYWTNDPGPAIPENDISRFNYNRLVTYTDQVIIPLINHARSRGMYVILRPPGVCPNRIAVNDAYHSYLKTVWTFLSQHPGLKNADNVMFELANEPVEILGTNGTWGTTGNEHFAALKNFFQPLVNIIRNNGANNVCWIPGTGWQSHYQGYVNNPITGGNIGYAVHIYPGYWGGVNNYQSFQNAWNINVKPVADIAPIAITETDWAPQGYGTFGIGNTGTAGGSGFGANLKYIVDQSGNVSWNVLAPDNLLHKGDPNAGTAYNNDWEACAAPSKQWFQQYAASNYPVANCNTTSSLVNNGIYEIEFQTDANKVLDLKSGEDANGAVLRPWTRNGAAAQRWVAIDAGNGYWRFVSKASATNRCIDLASNSNTLGTAIRLWQNYGNDAQTWQVVAASNGYYKILSKVDATRGWDIPNCTMDGNSNLRLWDYYGTSCQLFKFKFIAMN